A DNA window from Impatiens glandulifera chromosome 7, dImpGla2.1, whole genome shotgun sequence contains the following coding sequences:
- the LOC124945627 gene encoding PX domain-containing protein EREX-like, with translation MDFFGVDPSGYDFNIFDPILIGSIPRANPYLSTTLDDGDDDHDYPPLVPKKPAIPPRHRHDGTSPLPLGMDWSSPPRKWDGQKSVWPHDPSTGWSYCVTIPSWIILPEASGSKPIVFYRVEVGIQSPEAITTTRGILRRFSDFLKLFSEIKTAFPKKSLPAAPARKLLRMKSRAVLEERRCDLEDWLEKLLSDIDSSRSAPVAIFLELEAAARSFFNESHQQSLHSNSSVAIAASSYQYQSSDYGDESTYETSHFKNEPVKKVVTSFVEESADREETSSIHGNVIDWDMGGNTIILPNSDEKEPEYKKSSGHLRRLSIESIGSYISSTKASESAYLRTESSFGNSFVNPEVGTSSDLRDSLGFLVTLPVAEQNKMKRVLDTMRRRIAVAKTDMEDVIARLNQELAVKEYLATKVKDLEDELEISDQSGKENLQQAVLIERERFTQTQWDIEDIRRKCIDLEMKLKSEQDEKMLLEADDMSTRRENEMLSRQLDAANEQIERLQKQNEDLELKAKTDIKLLVKEVKTVRSSHAELKKELGKATKAKLDAERGLEKEKERWENSATANANLLRECEILRSRLEECSVNFLIEEEDKLIMETSSPSDAVDLLTMAENRIGLLLAEAQLLAQDVESAIRAATVMEDGTMVQTKTKDENLRKMLTDILMDNAQLRKQVNSIIRYALLINSEKSDGEDDYNEETPTSKTVLSKFLDR, from the exons ATGGATTTTTTTGGCGTCGATCCATCTGGTTATGATTTCAACATCTTCGATCCGATTCTGATCGGATCTATCCCTCGCGCAAATCCCTATCTCTCAACAACGCTAGACGATGGTGATGATGATCATGATTATCCACCGTTGGTACCCAAAAAGCCGGCGATTCCTCCAAGGCATCGCCACGATGGAACTTCCCCTTTACCCTTAGGGATGGATTGGAGCTCCCCACCTCGCAAATGG GATGGACAGAAATCTGTTTGGCCACATGATCCTAGTACAGGGTGGAGTTATTGTGTAACTATTCCTTCTTGGATTATACTCCCAGAAGCAAGTGGGTCAAAACCCATAgtg TTTTACAGGGTAGAAGTGGGTATACAATCACCGGAAGCGATTACTACAACAAGAGGAATTCTTCGGAGGTTTAGCGATTTTTTGAAGTTATTTTCTGAA ATCAAAACAGCATTTCCTAAGAAAAGTTTGCCCGCTGCTCCTGCAAGGAAGCTGTTAAGAATGAAAAGCAGAGCAGTTTTGGAAGAG AGAAGATGTGATTTGGAGGATTGGCTGGAGAAACTCTTATCGGATATCGATTCATCAAGAAGCGCTCCTGTAGCCATCTTTCTTGAGCTAGAAGCTGCTGCCAGATCAT TCTTTAACGAATCACATCAGCAGAGTTTACATTCCAACTCGTCTGTTGCCATCGCGGCTTCATCGTATCAATATCAATCCTCTGATTATGGCGATGAATCAACATACGAGACATCACATTTTAAGAACGAACCGGTCAAGAAGGTTGTTACATCTTTTGTTGAAGAATCTGCAGATAGAGAAGAGACAAGTTCTATACATGGCAATGTTATTGATTGGGATATGGGAggtaatactattattttaccGAATTCGGATGAGAAGGAACCCGAGTATAAAAAATCGAGTGGTCATCTTCGAAGATTGTCGATAGAGAGTATCGGAAGTTACATTAGTTCTACAAAAGCTAGTGAAAGCGCATACTTGAGGACAGAAAGCTCATTTGGCAATAGTTTTGTTAATCCTGAAGTGGGAACTAGTTCAGACTTACGAGATTCACTGGGCTTTCTTGTTACTCTTCCTGTGGCGGAGCAGAACAAGATGAAGAGAGTGCTTGACACGATGAGGAGAAGAATAGCCGTGGCGAAAACTGATATGGAAGATGTTATAGCAAGATTGAATCAAGAGCTTGCTGTGAAAGAGTACTTGGCAACAAAG GTGAAAGATTTGGAAGATGAACTTGAAATTAGTGATCAGAGTGGTAAAGAAAACTTACAGCAAGCAGTTTTAATAGAAAGGGAAAGATTTACCCAAACGCAATGGGATATTGAAGATATCCGCAGGAAGTGCATTGATTTAGAGATGAAACTAAAGTCGGAACAG GATGAGAAGATGCTCTTGGAAGCAGATGATATGTCCACAAGACGCGAGAATGAGATGTTATCGAGACAATTGGATGCTGCAAATGAGCAAATCGAGAGGTTACAAAAACAGAATGAAGATTTGGAGTTGAAAGCGAAGACGGACATAAAACTCCTGGTAAAAGAAGTTAAAACGGTTAGGAGTTCACATGCAGAATTGAAAAAGGAGCTTGGTAAAGCAACGAAAGCTAAACTAGATGCTGAG AGGGGTCTTGAAAAGGAGAAAGAAAGATGGGAGAATTCTGCTACTGCCAATGCAAATTTGCTCCGGGAATGTGAAATCCTTAGGAGTCGACTTGAAGAATGCAGTGTGAATTTCCTtatcgaagaagaagataaattgATAATGGAGACATCGTCACCTTCCGACGCTGTTGATTTATTAACTATGGCTGAAAATAGAATCGGACTTCTTCTTGCCGAG GCACAGCTTCTTGCACAGGATGTGGAAAGTGCCATTAGAGCAGCAACTGTAATGGAAGATGGAACTATGGTTCAGACAAAGACAAAAGACGAGAACCTAAGAAAAATGCTAACGGATATTTTGATGGACAACGCCCAGTTGAGGAAACAGGTTAATTCTATAATCCGATATGCCCTCCTTATTAACAGCGAGAAGTCAGATGGAGAAGATGATTACAATGAAGAAACCCCCACAAGTAAAACTGTTCTTAGCAAGTTCTTGGAtagataa
- the LOC124945412 gene encoding protein FAR1-RELATED SEQUENCE 6, translated as MEEVSLDDNEQISEIPNEIDGEQEEDLNYQNGLTEETKEFVEPAVGMEFETYDDAYNYYNCYAKEVGFNVRVKNSWFKRNSREKYGAVLCCSSQGFKRIKDVNRLRKETRTGCPAMLRMRLMDTKRWRILEVNIEHNHLLGSKIHNSTKKMSSGTKRKPRLSPDEEDGSTIKLYRALVIDTGGGGNEKNSNSNAVEINHHPPAHHHPNQLNLKKGDAQAVYNYLCRMQLTNPNFFYLMDLNEEGKLRNVFWADSRSRAAGSYFSDAIYFDNSFLSGKYETPLVAFVGVNHHGQTTLLGCGLLGGETKESYSWVMKSWLTSMSECSPRTVITDRCKSIQTAVSDVFPKARHCFGLSHVMRRVPEKLGGLRHYDSIRKQMFKAIYETMKPFDFETAWGFMIHQFGVNDHKWLQSIYDDRTKWVPIYLKDAFFAGMATAKPLESLNPFFEKYVHKQTPLKEFLDKYELVLQRKHKEEVTAEMESRSATQSLRTRCLFESQLSKVYTNEIFRRFQVEVEEMHSCFGTTQLHIEGPVIIFLVKERVLGDGNRREVRDYEVLYNRGAAEVCCICSGFSFNGYLCRHALCVLNFNGVEEVPSKYVLPRWKKDYKRVYKAENCSKNIDGTERVEWFDQLYRSALQVVEEGTISFEQYKAGLEALEDCLTRLHNVEIMNKEINMV; from the coding sequence ATGGAAGAAGTTTCTCTAGATGATAATGAACAAATCTCTGAGATTCCAAATGAAATAGATGGTGAACAAGAAGAAGACCTAAATTACCAAAACGGTTTAACTGAAGAAACTAAGGAATTTGTTGAACCAGCAGTAGGAATGGAGTTTGAAACATATGATGATGCTTATAACTATTACAATTGTTATGCTAAAGAAGTTGGTTTCAATGTGAGAGTGAAAAATTCATGGTTCAAACGCAACAGTAGAGAGAAATATGGGGCAGTACTCTGTTGTAGTAGCCAAGGGTTTAAGAGGATTAAAGATGTAAACCGTCTTAGAAAGGAGACAAGAACAGGTTGTCCTGCAATGTTGAGGATGAGATTAATGGACACAAAAAGGTGGAGAATTCTTGAAGTTAACATAGAACACAATCATCTACTAGGGTCTAAGATACACAACTCAACGAAGAAGATGAGCTCTGGAACTAAAAGAAAGCCCCGGTTGAGCCCAGATGAAGAAGATGGATCGACGATCAAGTTATATCGAGCTCTCGTGATTGATACCGGAGGTGGTGGTAATGAGAAGAATTCGAATTCCAATGCTGTAGAAATCAATCATCATCCTCCTGCTCATCATCATCCTAATCAGTTAAATCTTAAAAAGGGTGATGCTCAAGCTGTTTACAATTATCTCTGCCGTATGCAATTGACAAATCCAAATTTCTTTTACTTGATGGATCTAAATGAGGAAGGGAAACTAAGGAATGTATTTTGGGCTGATTCTAGGTCTAGGGCTGCAGGAAGTTACTTCTCCGACGCTATCTATTTCGACAACTCATTCTTATCTGGCAAATACGAAACCCCTCTTGTGGCATTCGTGGGTGTGAATCACCATGGACAAACAACCCTTCTTGGTTGTGGCCTACTCGGAGGCGAAACAAAGGAATCCTACTCATGGGTAATGAAATCATGGCTTACTTCCATGTCGGAATGCTCTCCGAGAACGGTTATAACCGACCGATGCAAGTCCATACAAACCGCGGTTTCCGATGTTTTCCCCAAAGCCCGACATTGTTTTGGGTTATCACATGTCATGAGGAGGGTTCCGGAGAAGTTGGGAGGCCTCCGTCACTACGATTCGATTCGGAAACAAATGTTCAAGGCAATTTATGAGACAATGAAGCCCTTCGACTTTGAAACCGCGTGGGGATTCATGATCCACCAATTCGGAGTCAACGATCACAAATGGCTTCAATCCATCTACGACGATCGCACGAAATGGGTCCCGATATACCTAAAAGACGCGTTCTTCGCAGGAATGGCTACGGCCAAGCCATTGGAGAGCCTCAATCCGTTTTTCGAGAAATATGTGCACAAACAAACTCCTCTTAAGGAGTTTCTAGACAAGTACGAGCTCGTCTTACAAAGGAAGCACAAAGAAGAAGTGACAGCGGAGATGGAGTCTCGGAGCGCGACTCAGTCTCTTCGTACGAGATGCTTGTTCGAGTCCCAGCTCTCCAAGGTTTACACAAACGAGATCTTCAGACGGTTTCAGGTCGAAGTGGAAGAGATGCATTCTTGTTTCGGCACGACTCAACTACATATAGAAGGTCCCGTGATCATTTTCCTTGTGAAGGAGCGGGTTTTGGGAGATGGGAACCGAAGGGAAGTAAGGGATTACGAGGTCTTGTATAATCGAGGGGCAGCCGAAGTTTGTTGTATTTGTAGTGGCTTTAGTTTCAATGGCTATCTTTGTCGGCATGCCTTGTGTGTTTTGAACTTCAATGGAGTGGAGGAGGTTCCTTCTAAGTATGTTTTGCCTAGATGGAAGAAGGATTACAAGCGAGTTTATAAAGCGGAGAATTGTTCAAAGAACATCGATGGGACTGAACGAGTTGAATGGTTCGATCAATTATATCGAAGCGCTTTGCAAGTTGTGGAGGAAGGGACGATTTCGTTTGAGCAATATAAAGCGGGGTTGGAAGCTCTTGAAGATTGTTTAACTAGATTGCATAATGTGGAGATTATGAACAAAGAGATAAATATGGTATGA